In the Cydia fagiglandana chromosome 14, ilCydFagi1.1, whole genome shotgun sequence genome, one interval contains:
- the LOC134670519 gene encoding putative nuclease HARBI1 yields the protein MMESKDNVDILFIILRGENAEIYRNRKGYFSINTQAICSADLLFIDVVARRHGSAHDSLIWDSSNQRRHFLHRKYGNYCLLGDSGYAQTVFMMTPLGNVTSPMQSLYNESQIRTRNVIERTFGIWKGRFPIVSRGIQVNLSTIPGIIVATCVLHNIARLQNDLEPPADPDYPPILDNTADEIAVLPNNQVQIRQDIMLVKC from the coding sequence atgATGGAGAGTAAAGACAATGTTGATATtctctttattattttaagagGAGAGAATGCAGAGATTTATAGAAACAGAAAGGGATACTTTTCAATCAATACCCAAGCTATCTGTTCTGCTGATCTACTATTTATTGATGTTGTTGCACGTCGGCATGGGTCTGCCCATGATTCGCTTATTTGGGACAGTAGTAATCAACGCAGACATTTTCTTCATAGGAAATATGGAAATTACTGTCTACTTGGTGATTCAGGATACGCACAAACTGTATTTATGATGACACCTCTAGGAAATGTGACCTCTCCTATGCAATCTTTGTACAATGAGTCACAGATCAGAACTAGGAATGTTATTGAACGCACCTTTGGTATTTGGAAGGGAAGATTTCCTATTGTTAGCAGAGGTATTCAAGTCAATTTAAGCACGATACCCGGTATAATCGTCGCTACATGCGTGTTGCATAATATTGCTCGTCTGCAAAATGACCTAGAACCACCTGCTGACCCAGATTATCCTCCTATATTGGACAATACAGCCGATGAGATTGCAGTGTTACCTAACAATCAGGTCCAAATACGGCAGGACATAATGCTCGTCAAGTGCTGA